Proteins found in one Apostichopus japonicus isolate 1M-3 chromosome 16, ASM3797524v1, whole genome shotgun sequence genomic segment:
- the LOC139983289 gene encoding sushi-repeat-containing protein SRPX-like produces MKLHGLLITVCILVCVSPTDGWRRRRRRRSPAPAPPADTTPPTFTNCRSHWTVPITTTSTVVTWTEPTATDDRPIRMQGGSGYCHGPPPVCMMPIFDISPTRSGPAPGSTFTEGRHAVTYTAQDLAGNIATCRIEFTVEIIRCPPIPPVSNGVHVCTYGVIGGSQCVFSCHHGYTLSGSATTHCNADTRRWSSPIPTCQVKTCSPPLVAPSHGSVSCSDSNRFMSLCTFYCDEGFEIPSGQSSALFCNGHVWSANPPICQDVKPPEFTACPTSFDVNIQSATSDSALVSYNSPRAVDNSGHVTIRLVEGKASGSRFDSGANTVKYRAEDGAGNIIECNFTINVIIIIVTG; encoded by the exons ATGAAGTTACACGGTCTCTTAATCACCGTTTGTATTTTGGTTTGTGTGTCTCCGACTG atggttGGCGTAGACGAAGAAGACGTAGATCTCCTGCGCCGGCACCACCGGCAG ATACCACACCTCCTACATTTACTAACTGTCGATCACACTGGACTGTTCCCATAACAACCACATCAACAGTGGTCACTTGGACTGAGCCAACCGCCACGGATGATCGTCCAATAAGAATGCA AGGCGGAAGCGGTTATTGCCACGGTCCACCTCCAGTCTGCATGATGCCAATCTTTGATATTTCACCAAC CCGGTCCGGACCGGCTCCTGGTTCAACTTTTACCGAAGGTCGCCATGCAGTTACATACACAGCTCAAGATCTCGCCGGGAATATAGcaacatgcagaattgaattcACTGTTGAAA TTATCCGGTGTCCACCGATACCACCGGTGAGTAATggagtacatgtatgtacatacgGTGTCATTGGTGGGTCACAATGTGTCTTCTCCTGTCACCATGGATACACATTATCAGGGAGCGCAACGACTCATTGTAACGCAGACACGAGACGATGGTCCTCTCCAATACCTACATGTCAAG TTAAGACATGCAGTCCTCCACTAGTGGCTCCATCACACGGTTCTGTGTCCTGTTCTGACAGTAACCGGTTTATGAGTCTGTGTACTTTCTACTGTGACGAAGGATTTGAGATTCCTAGCGGACAATCGTCAGCGTTATTCTGTAACGGTCATGTCTGGAGTGCCAATCCTCCAATTTGTCAAG ACGTGAAGCCACCAGAGTTCACAGCTTGTCCAACATCATTTGATGTCAACATCCAATCTGCCACATCAGATAGCGCTCTCGTCTCTTACAACTCGCCTCGGGCGGTTGACAACAGTGGTCACGTGACAATACGACTCGTCGAAGGTAAAGCATCCGGCAGTCGATTTGATTCTGGTGCGAACACAGTCAAATACCGAGCAGAAGATGGCGCTGGAAATATAATCGAATGTAATTTTACAATCAACGTGATAATCATCATTGTGACCGGatga